The genomic region CATAATGACAACAGCTGCAGGTGCACCCATAGAACATAAAGAAGCTACAGTCACTCTGAACGAGAGGCTGATATTCAATGAATACTTCATGGACGCTATGACACACTTGGTCCGAGAAAGGATTCCTGAACGATTAGTGCACGCCAAGGCGGGAGGTGCCTTCGGTTACTTCGAACTCACCCATGACATTTCTGATATCTGCAAAGCTAaattattcagtaaagttgGACAACGTACTCCCATAGCAGCTAGATTCTCACCTGTCGTCGTTGAACGAGGTGGTATCGACACATCCAGAGATGCTCGAGGCTTCGCCCTTAAATTCTACACTGAGGATGGAAACTTCGACATAGTCGGCTTCAACACCCCTATGTATGTCTACAAAGATCCTCTCCTCTTCCCCACTTTCGTAAGAGCGCAAAAAAGGAACCCAGCAACGAATGTGCTTGACCCAAACATGCTTTGGGATTTCCTTACTCTACAGCCGGAAAGTTTGCACATGTTTTTACTAGTGTTCGGGGATAGAGGCGTTCCTGATGGCTATCGTCATATGCCAGGTTTTGGTATTCACACTTACCAAGTTGTAAATGAACATGGAGAAAGCCACTTCATTAGATTCCATTTCAGGCCCGATGCTGGCATTAAGAATCTGCGTTCCAAAGAAGCTATGAGGCTTGCAGCCTTTGACCCAGATTATGCAACCAGGGATTTGTACAGAGCAATAGGCAATGGAGATTTCCCGAGTTGGACTGCAAGTATTCAGGTTCTTACTGAGAGTGACGTTAAGAATGCTGGATTTGATGTCTTTGACGTAACTAGAGTACTGCCTATCAAGAAGTATCCATTAAGACCCTTCGGTCGATTTGTTTTGAACAAGAACGCCGTCAATTATTTCGCTGAAATTGAACAGTTGGCTTTCAGTCCAGCTAATCTTGTGCCAGGCATCCTTGGAGGGCCAGATAAGGTGTTCGAAGCTCGACGGTTAGCCTACAGAGATGCTCAGTATCATCGTTTGGGAGCTAACTTTTTCAATATACCTGTGAACTGTCCTATTCAACACAAGGCTTTCCCATATAATCGTGACGGTCCGCCTCCCGTTAAAGACAACCAGAGAGACATACCAAACTATTATCCTAACTCATTTAATGGTCCCGTTCCTTACAAAGAAGCAGATAAAGTTGAATTGATTGAGGTTTACCAGGATCAGCCAGACAACTACGAACAAGCTCGTGACTTGTACGAGAATGAAATGACACCGGATGAAAGGAAGAGATTGATTGAAAACATCTTGTACAGTTTGGGCCCAGCGACTAAGTTCTTGCAAGATCGTGCTGTCAAAATGTTTGGAAGAATACATTCGGACTTGAGTGAGAGATTATGGCAAGGCTTGCAGGCGAATAGAACTAAATCTCCATATGACTGGGACGACCTATGAAGACTAGGTCGTTGTTAAACTTTATGCTATGTATCTActtcttaatttatatttatagtgtggtttgttttttatattttttatggataATAACGttacgattttattttaattaaataagtgcAATGTGTGTACATTTAGGAATGTCTTTAATTTTACTCCTTcgaataaatacctacctgctttcattattaaaataaaacaattgccgTTTTTGGAAACTGAATGTTATGATTGCTgaattctgaaatattttcaatgcaGATATAATTAGATCGAAAACCTATCTAACactatctttattttaaaaacaatgattaCCAAGGATTTTAGcttcagtaaaataaaaacacctaATGTACAAGCAGCTAATTTAAAAGGGTGAAACCagagtatccgcacactgcagacttttagttcGTATAATTGTCTTTTTTAGAGTCCTGTCTCTGTAGAATGGTGCTATGGTGCTTGTTGAATCAGTACGGAGACGTATGGGCTCGGAGTGCGCACAGACAAGGCATTTTAGTAGATATGATTCAATAGATGTTTCTTCATACAAAGTTACATAATTAGTcttaaaaattatgtaggtaaatcaATTTATGATTCGCTGAGCATAGGATACCTATTCTGTGTTGATTTAAAATTGTTGACCGTGACCACTAATTTTAAGTATTCTAAGACAAAGATATTTAATATTCCTAGATCATAGATACTATTGTTGCATTTTTGTCGGAAAATATCTGCAACTAGttaattgcagtttttttaaattaattataatagtaTTTTTGAATCGCTGGGAGGAATTGAATTGAAGGTGACCTTACGATGGTcaagtcattattataattattcaagAAAAATCAAATCTGCACACtgataatatttttcaagttcAGTTTCATTACTTTATTCAGTTTGAATATAATCATTAGacaaaaattgtaattaaatatgcaTTCCTTCATTGAGGTGactaataatataagtacaactaTTTTTAGATACGTTTTCGTTGTAGGTATGTATTCGTTCTTATCAAATTTAGACGAATTTTAAGAAGTCATCGTTCGTAATTAACACAATTAAGAACATTGGTACTTACTGCTGATTTCTTTTAAGGTCCAATTGGTACGTAGAGAAGTGACATTAATGTTAACTAGTACACTCTTTATATCTTAAACGTATTTATAGAACGTTAagtattttcttcatatttattttccagaTTGCGTTGGTTATATTCCTTCACTCAcgtagcccgatgggacggccaACTGACAGGAACGGAGAGATAATAAGCGCATAGGTCCGACATGGTAGGGAATCCACATAGTTTTAAGACCTCCACATAAAGTTTAACCCTCATCAACTTTTTAAGTTCACAATCGACTTGAAAATCGAACACGAGAAAAAAGGAATTTAGGTAGTACTGAGATACTTTTACATCGATAAAGTTTCAATCTCTTCATTCCATCAGCAGCAAATGTATGCGGATAAACAGCATAGTTTTCTAGTGTTTAGGTAATATTGAATCATCTAGGGCATGCGCAAGGGCGTAATGGTCGGCTAGTGGCTATAAAAGCTGCAGTTTTTTAGAGAATGTTCATTGTAATTCGTGAAATGAAGACCGAATGGTGTTTCTTGGTTTTCTGTATTGGAATAGTGGCGGGACATGATGATGATCCAGCAGCCAATCAGATTGTGGATTTCAGAGATCGGACTTCGGTAAGTccatcaatttaattatttattatttatctcatCATCAAATAGGTACATGAATTTGGTAGTTACATGTTTCATTAAACATAGAGACTGGTGTCTGAAGTAGGTTAATCCTGTATTTATGTCCCTGATTATTGGTAATTCACttaatattcaaattgtttAGTCTTATTCCAGTTTTATGATTTGGTTGGTAGGGTGAACTTCTATGTGCgtattaggtaaatattttatgaatggacCATGCCCAACCTAACTATGTGTAACCATAAAGGCTCTAAAACTTCTGatccgataaaaaaaaatcagggTTGGTAAGCTATACTCTTCCCATTCTATTCCCATTATAacaccccgacgcaaaaacgacggggtgttgtaatcggtcccccgacacgacaaaatttagtttagccTGACATAACCTATAATCGATTGATCCACGCGGCTCTGCcctagccacgagctcttctttttttaattagtgaCAGGAAGatatagtaataaaaattatacacgcagcttcaaataaaaaagatatcGGCTTTCCgtgtataacaataataattaaattactgcAGTTAATGTTGGATAAGCCGATAAGtatttagtttaataataaataggcAGTATAAAATGTTTGACCGCGTAACAGAACTAtagctaggtaggtactattatttTGCTTGCTCAGATTGAAAGAGAGATAGAGCAACTTTCGATTTTATAATATGCatatccagtgcgcaaactttgtcaacttatagttaaataagttttatagagacgtatatttttattttgtagtgttttagtacaaaaaagaaagttattgatatcgaaagatgtttattttgtaaccgatagtacggtcacagtcgtcatagtatgcACGGCGGCGACttagtgatgtaaaatgaaaaaaaaaacgatttgtttttttttcacttcattgaaaaaaaacatgaaaaaaaactttgcatcgttgttttttttctaagtttgttttttttttctagcctacgttttagttcaattttcaaaatttcccttgtgttgagttaatatcaatgaatgttgccaatatttttatgaaatgttgGTACTGTCTTATCAGAAAAGTACTgtagattcaagaataaacctaagactattatgtaatcttaagtattaatctttaacggtaaatgccctaacaattttagatttattatactcttgaaaaaaactaggcccagaaaaaaaaactgttttttttcaggttttttttcaaggttttttttcacattagaaaaaaaactgttttttttgcaacactagcGGCGATccgaaaccggtttactgacggAGCTCCGCTCGGCGCGCGTAAGGATAGttagtatccatattttgctgattttagggcggacaaaagaatgaaaaaattttttttactgatgatgcagatatgttctgttaacgattctggaccaccagtttttttttgcgcactgcttaaaattcattcctgtattaCAGAAACAGATGAAGATCTCTATATTGCATATTAACCTCATGCTCTATTCTTTCCAGGGCCCAATAGGCATCATGACGACATCGCTCGGTGCGCCCATCAACCACAATCAAGCAAGTACCACGTTAAACAAACGCCTCATATTCCACGAATTCTTTATGGACTACAATCTACATTTCAACCGTGAACAAATCCCTCCAAGAGTGGTCCACACCAAAGGAGGCGGGGCTTTCGGCTACTTCGAAGTAACACATGATATGAAAGATATTTGCAAAGCTAAAGTCTTTAGCAAAGTGGGTAAGAAGACACCAGTTGCAGTCAGATTCTCTCCTCAAGTCCAACTATTCGGCGGCGTTGATACATCAAGAGATGACCGAGGGTTTGCAGTTAAATTCTACACTGAAGACGGTAATTTTGACATAGTAGGATTAAACACGCCCATGTTCGTAATAAAAGATCCTCTATTTTTTCCTACTTTTGTTCACTCAAGAAAAAAGAACCCGCAAACATTTCTGTACGACTCAAATATGTTTTGGAattttttagtattatttcCAGAGGGAATGCATATTCAAATGCGCCTTTTCACTGATTTGGGTACTCCTGATGGCTATAGACATATGCCTGGATTTGGGATTCATACATTTCAAGTTGTGAATGAGGAGAAAGAAAACTATTTCATCAGATTCCATTTTACTCCTGATGCTGGTGTGAAGAATTTGAGTTCTTCTGAAGCTCAGAAAATAGCAGGCCTTGATCCCGATTACGCTAACAGGGATTTATTCAATGCCATAGATACTAGAAACTTTCCAAGTTGGACAGTCAGTATTCAAGTTCTAAGTGTCAGTGATGTTAAACATGCGGACTTCGATGTTTTTGACGTGACCAGAGTTTTGCCTGAAGATAAGTACCCGTTGAGGACTGtgggaaaattaattttgaacaaGAACCCTTTGAATTACTTTGCTGATATAGAACAATTAGCTTTTTGTCCTTGTAACCTTGTCCCTGGCATACTTGGATCACCGGACAAGTTGTTTGAATCACGTTGTTTGTCGTACAGGGACGCCCAGCATTATCGTTTAGGTGGGAACTTCATGAATATAGGTGTTAACAAACCTATACACGAGCCATTGACATACAACAGAGATGGCAGACCTCCTATTGGTGGAAATAAACGAAACATACCAAACTACTATCCTAATTCTTATAACGGACCCGTTCCTTACTTAGAGGAAAATGAAGTCGAATTGATTGAAATATTCGAGAGTAAAGCTGATAATTTAGACCAGACACGTGAGTTGTATGAGAATATGAGGTTTGATGAAAAGGCTAGACTAATAGAAAATATTGTGTCCAGCTTGGGTTCCGTGACGGACCCGTTGTTGAAAAAACAGAGTGTAAATTTGCTAAGTGCTATCAATCCCCACCTAGGAAGTAGTGTTTTAGAAGGTTTATTAGCTAATAGAACTAAATATTATTGGGATAaagattttaaagtaaaatagaagataatagttttttttggtatggcatctcgcagttcagcctaggaggccgtgtactgcttaaccggacttttccctgtggatgcctagaatttaaggcctccagccaggggcgcaGAAGTGATTGTGTCTGTGCGTTCCTATTTATAGTTCACAATGTAGCGCGGAGGGTGGCTGGGAAAATTAGCCGCGCGCGCGCGCGCCCGTGTTTGCATTCCACCCACGTTAAAATCATAGAAAAACTGTAAGTAGAACTTTTatagtgtttaaataacaaatatagtgttttttatagaaattgtgTAAAGTAAATTAACAGAATCGATAGTGGTAGCCTAGAGCTACATAGTTTTGTATAGTTTAGGCAATCGTTCTGCCGAATAAGGCCTAAAATTGTCAGATTGATAGTTAAACCTAATAGTAAAATATAGCCTTGCAAACATGTAATAGTTATTTAATGAAAGTCTAGATTCTAAGTCATGTAAACAATATATTATGATCGTTTGTACATgtctaattttaagtttatagcAATAAAAAACCTAGTTTCTTTGTGTTATCATTTACCGAGAAATATTACATACTAGGACTTAGGTCATAAACCTAGATAGATGGTCCCCGGGTAGCCTATGAAGTGCCCTAACACACCCTACCTTTCGTATCGAGATGAACCCTatagttaatttaatatctCGAAATTAATCTTCAGTAAGGGCTGTTTTCATTCATTCCGTTATAGTTTTCATAGAG from Helicoverpa armigera isolate CAAS_96S chromosome 4, ASM3070526v1, whole genome shotgun sequence harbors:
- the LOC110374563 gene encoding catalase, with the protein product MIRKMFRLVVLVTIAVVTAKVQDDPAANQILNFKEKTKGPIAIMTTAAGAPIEHKEATVTLNERLIFNEYFMDAMTHLVRERIPERLVHAKAGGAFGYFELTHDISDICKAKLFSKVGQRTPIAARFSPVVVERGGIDTSRDARGFALKFYTEDGNFDIVGFNTPMYVYKDPLLFPTFVRAQKRNPATNVLDPNMLWDFLTLQPESLHMFLLVFGDRGVPDGYRHMPGFGIHTYQVVNEHGESHFIRFHFRPDAGIKNLRSKEAMRLAAFDPDYATRDLYRAIGNGDFPSWTASIQVLTESDVKNAGFDVFDVTRVLPIKKYPLRPFGRFVLNKNAVNYFAEIEQLAFSPANLVPGILGGPDKVFEARRLAYRDAQYHRLGANFFNIPVNCPIQHKAFPYNRDGPPPVKDNQRDIPNYYPNSFNGPVPYKEADKVELIEVYQDQPDNYEQARDLYENEMTPDERKRLIENILYSLGPATKFLQDRAVKMFGRIHSDLSERLWQGLQANRTKSPYDWDDL
- the LOC110374553 gene encoding catalase-like encodes the protein MFIVIREMKTEWCFLVFCIGIVAGHDDDPAANQIVDFRDRTSGPIGIMTTSLGAPINHNQASTTLNKRLIFHEFFMDYNLHFNREQIPPRVVHTKGGGAFGYFEVTHDMKDICKAKVFSKVGKKTPVAVRFSPQVQLFGGVDTSRDDRGFAVKFYTEDGNFDIVGLNTPMFVIKDPLFFPTFVHSRKKNPQTFLYDSNMFWNFLVLFPEGMHIQMRLFTDLGTPDGYRHMPGFGIHTFQVVNEEKENYFIRFHFTPDAGVKNLSSSEAQKIAGLDPDYANRDLFNAIDTRNFPSWTVSIQVLSVSDVKHADFDVFDVTRVLPEDKYPLRTVGKLILNKNPLNYFADIEQLAFCPCNLVPGILGSPDKLFESRCLSYRDAQHYRLGGNFMNIGVNKPIHEPLTYNRDGRPPIGGNKRNIPNYYPNSYNGPVPYLEENEVELIEIFESKADNLDQTRELYENMRFDEKARLIENIVSSLGSVTDPLLKKQSVNLLSAINPHLGSSVLEGLLANRTKYYWDKDFKVK